One window of the Triticum dicoccoides isolate Atlit2015 ecotype Zavitan chromosome 3B, WEW_v2.0, whole genome shotgun sequence genome contains the following:
- the LOC119280653 gene encoding LEAF RUST 10 DISEASE-RESISTANCE LOCUS RECEPTOR-LIKE PROTEIN KINASE-like 1.2: protein MPPLQPLLLLFLSSFLRLPPPSGAACSPKRCGDLNVTYPFWLEEKGQTPCGSPSFQLNCNGSQALLSRSMFGGYQVVQVFPENSSFVAVDNNLPLDDGCPEWWFNISVGIGLGPFVISKKNMELLVLDNCTKQQVTPPGFSRTRCADESFYRLGGEYGTHLDYRGDLPPACRLSVVPVLGFPGGNGYVPSMRHGFLLEWTVPSDDCPKCEASGGQCRYANDGTGFSCHCSGDVYPEKCGDSGKTSIKFIIVGAVAGFAAFLAFVLFALYQRKKSIQAVASNEFTRSGSSMTAYSKDLELGGSPHIFSFEELEVATDGFSASRELGDGGFGTVYKGKLKDGRVVAVKRLYKNNYRRVEQFLNEVDILSRLLHQNLVILYGCTSRMSRDLILVYEFIANGTVADHLHGSHLAERGLTWPLRLNIAIETAEALTYLHAVEIIHRDVKTTNILLDNNFHVKVADFGLSRLFPLEVTHVSTVPQGTPGYVDPVYHQCYKLTDKSDVYSFGVVLVELISSKPAVDMSRSHSEINLANMALNRIQNHEVIQLVDSELGYDTDPETKRTIDLVAEVAFQCLQMERNLRPSIKEVVEILTCVRDGDCRAKSMKKKASQKEDAHLLMDDPQFSPDSVIHRFHSQSTNNSVASNASGL from the exons ATGCCGCCGCTCCAGCCCCTCCTCCTTCTGTTTCTCTCTTCTTTTCTCCGGCTGCCGCCGCCGTCGGGTGCTGCATGCTCGCCCAAGAGATGCGGCGACCTGAACGTCACCTACCCGTTCTGGCTGGAGGAGAAAGGCCAGACGCCGTGCGGCTCCCCGTCCTTCCAGCTCAACTGCAACGGCAGCCAGGCTCTCCTCAGCCGCTCCATGTTCGGGGGCTACCAGGTCGTCCAAGTCTTCCCCGAGAACTCCTCCTTCGTCGCCGTCGACAACAACCTCCCGCTCGACGACGGCTGCCCCGAGTGGTGGTTCAACATCTCTGTTGGCATTGGGCTGGGTCCGTTCGTCATCAGCAAGAAGAACATGGAGCTGCTCGTACTCGACAACTGCACGAAGCAGCAGGTGACGCCGCCGGGGTTCAGCCGCACGCGTTGCGCCGACGAGTCCTTCTACCGCCTTGGCGGGGAGTACGGCACCCATCTTGACTATCGGGGGGATCTGCCCCCGGCCTGCCGTCTCTCCGTCGTGCCGGTTCTTGGTTTTCCGGGCGGCAACGGTTACGTCCCGAGCATGAGGCACGGGTTCCTGCTTGAGTGGACGGTGCCGTCGGACGATTGCCCCAAGTGCGAGGCAAGCGGCGGACAGTGCAGGTACGCCAACGACGGCACCGGGTTTTCCTGCCATTGCTCCGGCGACGTGTACCCTGAGAAGTGCG GGGACAGTGGAAAGACAAGTATAAAGTTCATAATAG TTGGAGCGGTAGCCGGTTTTGCTGCATTCTTGGCATTTGTCTTATTTGCCTTATACCAACGAAAGAAGAGCATACAAGCTGTAGCTTCAAATGAGTTCACGCGAAGTGGATCTTCAATGACGGCATACAGTAAAGACCTTGAGCTGGGTGGTTCACCTCATATTTTCTCTTTCGAGGAACTCGAAGTGGCTACTGATGGATTTAGTGCTTCAAGGGAGCTTGGTGATGGTGGCTTTGGAACTGTTTATAAAG GAAAACTCAAAGATGGGAGAGTAGTTGCAGTAAAACGCCTCTATAAGAACAACTACAGACGGGTTGAGCAGTTCCTGAACGAGGTAGACATCCTGTCCCGCCTACTCCACCAAAACCTTGTCATCCTTTATGGCTGCACATCTCGGATGAGTCGTGACCTTATCCTGGTGTACGAGTTCATCGCAAATGGGACGGTCGCGGACCATCTTCACGGATCCCATTTGGCAGAACGAGGTCTCACATGGCCTCTGAGGTTGAACATTGCCATAGAAACGGCTGAAGCACTGACCTACCTCCATGCGGTCGAGATCATACATCGTGATGTCAAGACGACCAACATATTGCTTGACAACAACTTCCATGTCAAAGTTGCAGACTTTGGGTTGTCGCGCCTGTTCCCACTGGAGGTCACCCATGTCTCCACTGTTCCACAGGGCACACCGGGCTATGTCGACCCGGTGTACCACCAGTGCTACAAGCTGACCGACAAGAGTGATGTGTACAGTTTCGGTGTCGTGCTGGTGGAGCTGATATCCTCAAAGCCTGCTGTGGACATGAGCAGGAGCCACAGTGAGATCAACCTTGCCAACATGGCTCTCAACAGGATTCAGAACCATGAAGTCATTCAATTGGTTGATTCGGAGCTCGGCTACGACACCGACCCCGAAACAAAGAGAACAATTGACCTAGTggccgaggtggccttccagtgcctgcAGATGGAGAGGAATCTGAGGCCGTCGATCAAGGAGGTGGTGGAGATCCTGACTTGCGTCAGGGACGGAGATTGTCGGGCTAAGAGCATGAAGAAGAAGGCGTCTCAGAAAGAGGACGCGCACTTGCTCATGGATGACCCGCAGTTTTCGCCTGACTCGGTCATCCATAGATTCCATAGCCAGTCAACTAATAACTCGGTAGCATCGAATGCTAGCGGGTTATGA